A stretch of the Neptunomonas phycophila genome encodes the following:
- a CDS encoding NYN domain-containing protein, protein MTKPVEKVVILVDVQNVYYTTRQAYQANFDYNEFWACVTFDRTVVKAIAYAVDKGDEKQRQFQNILRAIGFEVRLKPYIQRADGSAKGDWDVGITLDAMEYAPHADTLVLVTGDGDFDLLADKVRTVLRKRVEIFGVPQFTAASLINAATSFTPIKDHLLLGK, encoded by the coding sequence ATGACTAAGCCTGTTGAGAAAGTGGTTATATTAGTTGATGTGCAAAATGTGTATTACACCACTCGGCAGGCTTACCAAGCCAACTTCGATTATAACGAGTTTTGGGCATGCGTAACCTTTGACCGAACAGTCGTTAAAGCGATTGCTTACGCAGTGGACAAAGGCGATGAAAAGCAGCGTCAGTTTCAAAATATTCTGCGGGCTATAGGCTTTGAGGTACGTCTTAAACCCTACATACAGCGAGCGGACGGGTCGGCCAAGGGAGATTGGGACGTGGGGATTACGCTAGATGCAATGGAGTATGCCCCGCATGCCGATACGCTTGTCTTGGTGACAGGAGACGGTGATTTTGATCTGTTAGCGGACAAAGTGCGTACCGTATTACGCAAGCGGGTCGAGATTTTTGGTGTGCCGCAGTTCACAGCCGCTTCGCTGATTAATGCTGCAACAAGTTTCACGCCTATAAAGGACCATCTGCTACTGGGAAAGTAG